The following proteins come from a genomic window of Trifolium pratense cultivar HEN17-A07 linkage group LG4, ARS_RC_1.1, whole genome shotgun sequence:
- the LOC123922110 gene encoding uncharacterized histidine-rich protein DDB_G0274557-like produces MAKVLMLALVLLQVISITVFANEANYPYNKHHKHHHHHPSVPTTAPAQPPYSHNEHHRHHHHHSSSPTPSPIQSPSPSPTKTLSLDNPNKEHHKHHHPSSPKSAPVQPPSPSPSHSHHKHHHPSSPKTAPVQPPSPSPSHSHHKHHHPSSPKSSPVQPPSHSPSHSHHKHHHPSSPKSAPVQSPSHSPSHKHHHPSSPKSAPIQPPSPSPSHSHHKHHHPSSPKSAPVQPPSHSPSHKHHHPSSPKSAPVHSPYPTPNHSHKEHHQHHHHHPSAPTPSHVQ; encoded by the coding sequence ATGGCCAAAGTCTTGATGTTAGCATTAGTCTTACTCCAGGTGATCTCTATCACAGTGTTTGCAAATGAGGCTAATTATCCTTACAACAAACACCACAAACATCATCACCATCACCCATCAGTCCCAACCACTGCCCCTGCTCAACCACCATATTCTCACAATGAACACCACCGacatcatcaccatcattcatctTCTCCAACGCCTTCCCCTATTCAATCACCATCACCTTCCCCTACAAAAACTCTTAGTCTAGATAATCCTAACAAAGAACACCACAAACATCATCACCCATCCTCCCCGAAATCTGCCCCTGTTCAACCACCGTCTCCTTCCCCTAGTCATTCTCACCATAAACATCATCATCCATCCTCCCCGAAAACTGCCCCCGTTCAACCTCCGTCTCCTTCTCCTAGTCATTCTCACCACAAACATCATCACCCGTCCTCCCCAAAGTCTTCCCCTGTTCAACCACCATCTCATTCCCCTAGTCATTCTCACCACAAACATCACCACCCATCCTCCCCAAAATCTGCCCCTGTTCAATCACCATCTCATTCCCCTAGTCACAAACATCATCACCCATCCTCCCCGAAATCTGCCCCTATTCAACCACCGTCTCCTTCTCCTAGTCATTCTCACCACAAACATCACCACCCATCCTCCCCAAAATCTGCCCCTGTTCAACCACCATCTCATTCCCCTAGTCACAAACATCACCACCCATCCTCCCCAAAGTCTGCCCCTGTTCACTCACCATATCCTACCCCTAACCATAGTCACAAAGAACACCACcaacatcatcaccatcatccaTCAGCCCCAACCCCTTCTCATGTTCAATAG